The Horticoccus luteus DNA window CCAGTGCGGCGTATAACCCGCCGCCCACGCCACGTGCTGCACATCCCCGGGGTGCGCCTTGGTCTCCTGCAGGCAAATCACGTCCGCATCGACCTGCGCCATGTAATCGAGAAACCCTTTCTTCAAAACCGCGCGCACGCCATTCACGTTCCAGGAGACGAGTTTCATGGCGGTGCATCAACGCACGCGCCGCCCCGAGCGCAAATCGTTTCGCTCGCTCCGCACCGCCCTCCGTCCGCATGACGAACCTTCCAGTTGCCAGCGTCCTTCGCTTCCCCGAACGTCCCCTCTCAGCCCTCGCTCCTCGCCACTCGATTCTCCGCCGCCCGCTCCTCGCCCATGTCCGCCTTTACGCCGCTCCCACTCGGCCAGCGCATTCCCGATCGCCCGCACGCCGTCTCCTGCAGCCTGCCCACCATGCGCGCCGTGCGCGGCTACGAGGAAAAGGACCCCGCGATCACGCAACACCTCACGTCCGGCTATCCCCGTTTCGTCGTCCATCCGTTCCTCCGTCAACTCGCGCAACACCTCGCCACCGAACTCCACCTCGCCGGCGAAACCCTCTGGCTCGCATCGTCTCCCGCGATGGCCCGCGGCCTCGCCGCCTACCTCGGCGAACGCGCCCGCGTCATCGCCGCCGGTCAACTTGCCGCGGTTGCGCACCCCGATCTCCCTGCGCTCAACACCCGCGCCAAGGGCTTTCTCCAAAACGTCGGCGGCTTCCTCTCCTCGCGCGCCGCCGAAGACGAACTCGTCCGCCGCGGCCTCCTGCCCGCCGCCGCCGCGGAAACGCTGTTCTCCGGCGATCCGGCCGCCGAAATCCGCCGCCACCTCCAACCCGCGTTTCCCGCCATCGAGCCCGCGCAACTCCAACTCGCCACGTGCGGCATGAACGCCATCTACGCCGCCTTTCGCGCCGCCGCCGAGTTGCAGGCCACCCGCGGGCGCACCATCTGGATCCAACTCGGCTGGCTCTATCTCGATACCATCGCGCTGCTCGAAAAATTCACCGCCACGCCCGCCGATTACGTTTACGTCCGCCACGTGTCGGATCACGACGCCCTCACGCGTCTCTTCACCAAGTTCGGCTCGCGCATCGCTGGCATCATCGCGGAGGTCCCCACCAATCCGCTCATCCAGACGCCCGATCTGCCCGCTCTCGCGCAACTCGCCCGCGCCCACGGCGCCCTCCTCCTCGTCGACCCGTCCGTCACGTCTGTCTTCAACGTCGAGGTGCTGCCGCATTCCGCCCTCGTCGTCAGCAGCCTCACCAAATACACCGCGCCCGACGGCGATCTCACCGCCGGCCTCGTCGTCGTCAACCCCGCACATCCCGACGCCGCCACCCTGCAGACCCGCATCGCGGCGCTCCTCGAACCGCCCTACCCCCGCGACCTCGCCCGCCTCGCCGCGCAAATCCCGCGCACGCCCGCCCTGCTCGCCGCCCTCCACGCCAACGTCCCCCGCGTCGTCGAGTTTCTCTCCCGGCATCCCGGCGTGCGCGACGTCTTTTGGACGCATCAACTCTCCAGCCGCCGCGCCTACCAACAAATCGCCCGGGCTCCCGACGCCGTCGGCGGCGTCCTCTCCTTCACCCTGCGCGGCCCGCTCGAGAAATTCTACGACCGCCTCCGCCTCCCGAAAGGCTCGAGCTTCGGCATGGCGACAACGCTCATCTGCCCGTTCATGTATCTGGCGCACTACGATCTCGTCACCACGCCCGCCGGCATCGCCGCCCTTGCCGCCAGCGGCCTCGATCCCGACCTCCTTCGTCTCTCCGTCGGCACCGAGCCCGCCGAAGACATCATCGCCGCCCTCGCCGAAGCGCTGGACTAACGCGCCGCACGGCAGCCCGCTCCACCGGTCCACGTCCGCCGCCGCGCGCTCCATCCGCCGAGGCCGCCCGCTCGCTTCCGCTCCCCATGCCGGAGTCATGTCTCCTGACCGTTAAGGCGATCCCCCACGCCCCCCGCACCGAAATCGTCGGCTGGCTCGGCGATACCTTGAAAGTCAAACTCCACGCGCCGCCCGTCGCCGGTCGCGCCAACGACGAACTCTGCGCCTTTCTCGCGCGCGAACTCCGCCTTCCTCGCCGCGCGGTCACCCTCGTGCGGGGCGACACCTCCCGCCAGAAAGTCCTGCGGCTCGACGGCCTCTCGCTCGCCACCATCCGCCTCCACTTCCCCGCCTGACCCTCAACGTTGCCGCCGAGCGGCGCGCCCTACCTCCGCGTCATGCGCGTAAAACGCGTCACCAAAAACACCGCCGCAAAGCCGAGGCCGCTCGCGATGCCGATCCACACGCCCACCGCGCCCCACGGCCCGCGGATCCCCAGCGTGTAGCCCACCGGCAGCGCGATGCCCCAATACGCCACCAGCGTGATCACGGCCGGCACCCGCACGTCGGTCATCCCCCGCAACACCGCCGCGCCGATCACCTGCAGCCCGTCGGCCAGTTGAAAAACCGCCGCCACCACGAGCAGCTGGGTGGCCAGCGCGATCACCGCCGTGTCGTGCACGAACCACGTCGCGATCCGCCCCCCGCCCAAGCCAAACGCCCCCGCAAACCCCGCCATGATCGCCAGCCCGACCGCCATCGCGCCAAACGCCACCGGCCGCAAACGCTCCCGCTCGCCCGCGCCCACCGCCTGGCTCACGCGCATCCCCGCCGCCATCGACAACCCCAGCGGAAACATGAACGCCAGCGACGCACAACTGATCGCAATCTGATGCGCCGCCAACGGCACCGCGCCCAGCCAGCCGATCATGATGCTGGAAAACGCAAACGCCGTCGCCTCAAACAACAACATCACGCCCGCCGGCAGCCCCACGTGCAGCATTTCCATCAACCGCGCGCCCGATACGCCGCGCCACCAGCGCACCGGCCACGCCGCCCGCACCCGCGCCTCGCGCCGCAACCACTCGAAAATCACCGCCGCACTCAGCACCCGCGAAATCAACGTCGCCAGCCCCGCGCCCGTCAGCCCCATCGCCGGCAACCCGCCATGCCCGTAAATCAACAGCCAGTTGAGCACCGCGTTGAGCCCCACCCCGCCCAACATGATGCACATCGGCAGCCACGGATGCCCCAGCGCCTCCGCAAACTGGCGCAACGCCAGATACACCAGCACCGGCACGATCGACCCCGCGATCAACAGGAAATACGGCCGCACCACCGCCAGCACTTCCGGCGGCTGCCCAAACCGCGCCAACTGCGTGCTCACCGCCAGCATCACCAGCAGCTCCAGCAGCCCAAAGGCCAACGCCAGCCCCAGCCCGTGCCGCAGGTATTCGCCCGCTTCCTCCGGCCGCGCCGCTCCCCGCGCCCGCGCCACAAACACCGACACCGGCACCATCAAGCCGACGCCCAGCACATAAAAAATCACGAACACGTTTCCCCCAAACGCCGCCGCCGCCAACTCCGCCGTCCCCACGTGCCCGATCATCAAACTGTCCGTCACGCCCATGAGCATCTGGCTCACCTGCCCGACGATGATCGGCAGCGCGAGCGCCAGCGTGGGACGGATTTCTTGCAGGTAACGCGGCACGGGAGTCGCGCACATTGGGAAAAACTTCGCCGCCCTACACGACGAAAACGCACCCTTCCTCACCGTCCCTCTTCCCTCTCTCCGGATTTCTCTGGCGCTTGTTCAGGCCCCGTCGAAATTTATCGCCCGCTTCGATGACACCCTTCGCGCTCCTCCTCGTGCTGGCCGCCGCCGGCCTGCACGCCACGTGGAACTACTGCGCGAAACGCGCCGGCGGCGGTCTGCCCTTCGTCTGGCTCGTCGGCTCGATCATCTGCTCCTGTTACGTGCCCGTGCTGCTCATTTACGGCACGTGGTGGTCGCTCTCTCTCTCCACCTTCGCCGTCGCCTGGATCCTCGGCAGCGGCGTGCTCAAAACCAGCTACTCGCTTTTCCTGCAACGCGGCTACCGCACCGGCGATTTTTCGCTCATCTATCCGCTCGCGCGCGGCACCGGCCCGCTCCTCGCCACGCTCGCCGCCATCGCCTTCCTCGGCGAACGCCCCTCCGCCCTCGCGCTCGCCGGCGCCGCCGTGATCGTCCTCAGCATCTTCTGGCTCACCGGCGGCTTCGGCAAATTCGCCTCCCTCCTCCGCCGCCGACCCGCGCCCCTCCTCCCCGCACCCGCCGACGCCGGCCCCCTCGCCGCCCGCCCCCGCGTCTTTTCCGCCGTCAACTACGGCCTCATGTCCGGCGTCTTCATCGCCGCCTACACGCTCTGGGATCGCCACGGCGTCGCCGCGCTCGCCATCGCCCCCGTGCTCTACGATGCGGGCACCGCGTTCACTCAACTCGCCCTGCTCACGCCCTTCGCGCTCCGCCGCTGGCCGGAGGTCGCCACCCATTGGCGCGCACACCGCCGCTACGCCTTCGGCGTCGCCCTTCTCTCGCCCGTCGCCTACATTCTCATTCTCACCGCCATGAAATTCACGCCGGTGAGCTACGTCGCTCCCGCGCGCGAAATCAGCATCGTCATCGGCGCCTTCATGGGCGCGCGCCTGCTCAAGGAGTCCGACAGCCGCCGCCGCCTCGTCGCCGCCGTCGCCATGGCCGCCGGCGTCATCGCCCTCGCTCTCGGCTGAATCGCTCTCTCTGCCGCGATCCGTTCCTCACGCACGTTGATCTTCAAAAGCGGCCCCACCTTCCGCTTGATACTCCGTGGCCTCTGTATCCGAGCTCCGTGCCCTCCGTGACAAAACATCGGCTCTCGCCGTCGCTCACGCCTGCTTCGCCCGCGCCTGGTTCTTCGCGACCCACGACTCATAGTCCGCGCGCGGCATGAATCGCAACGACGCCGAGTTCATGCAGTAGCGCTGCCCCGTCGGCGGCGGCCCGTCTTCAAACACGTGCCCCAGATGCGCGCCATCCACCGCGCAATGCACCTCCACGCGCCGCATCCCATGGCTCTCGTCGATCGTCTCGGCGACGAATCGCGGCTCGATCGCCCGCGTGAAACTCGGCCATCCCGTGCCCGACTCGAACTTGTCGCGACTGTCGAACAACGGCGTGTCGCTGCAGACTGAAAAATAGACGCCGTCGGCGTGATGATCCCAGAATTCATTGCGAAACGGCGGCTCCGTCCCCTGCTGACGCGCCACGCGAAACTGCACCGGCGTGAGCCGCTGCCGCCACTCCTCGTCGCTGTGCCGCACCGGCGTCTTCGACATGTCGATCACCACGTGCGAAGGCAGCCCGCACGCCGATTTCTCCGCCGTCGTTCCACCCTGCGCCGTTTTGTTCTTATCCATGTTCATCCGTGAAATTCGTGGTTAACCCCTTTTCCGCAACTCCGCCGCCCCGCTTCCCTCTCCTTTCCGCGACTCCCTTTGGCCCTCGCAATGTTTATCTCGCGCTTGGTCCTTGGGGCTCGGTGCTTGGTCCTTGGCGCTTTAGCGGCAACGCCGCGCCTCACCCCGCCAACCGCACCAGCCGCCACTCCATCCGCCCGCCTTCGATCGTCAGCCACGCGAAACTCGCCGGCGCCCCGCGATTCGGCCGCGTGATGCAACCCGGATTCAACCACCGCACGCCCCCGATCATTTCGTCCCGCGGCACGTGCGTGTGACCGTGCAACACCGTCGTCACGCCCGTCGGCACCCGCGCCCGCACAGGCGGAATGTGAATCAAATAAAACGTCAGCCCTTCGCGTTCCAAGGTCAGCGCGAGCGGCCACGGATGCGCATCGCAATTCCCCGCGACCACGCGCAGCGGCACCCGCAGTTGCTCGAACTCCACCAGCGTC harbors:
- a CDS encoding PLP-dependent transferase, which encodes MSAFTPLPLGQRIPDRPHAVSCSLPTMRAVRGYEEKDPAITQHLTSGYPRFVVHPFLRQLAQHLATELHLAGETLWLASSPAMARGLAAYLGERARVIAAGQLAAVAHPDLPALNTRAKGFLQNVGGFLSSRAAEDELVRRGLLPAAAAETLFSGDPAAEIRRHLQPAFPAIEPAQLQLATCGMNAIYAAFRAAAELQATRGRTIWIQLGWLYLDTIALLEKFTATPADYVYVRHVSDHDALTRLFTKFGSRIAGIIAEVPTNPLIQTPDLPALAQLARAHGALLLVDPSVTSVFNVEVLPHSALVVSSLTKYTAPDGDLTAGLVVVNPAHPDAATLQTRIAALLEPPYPRDLARLAAQIPRTPALLAALHANVPRVVEFLSRHPGVRDVFWTHQLSSRRAYQQIARAPDAVGGVLSFTLRGPLEKFYDRLRLPKGSSFGMATTLICPFMYLAHYDLVTTPAGIAALAASGLDPDLLRLSVGTEPAEDIIAALAEALD
- a CDS encoding DUF167 domain-containing protein produces the protein MPESCLLTVKAIPHAPRTEIVGWLGDTLKVKLHAPPVAGRANDELCAFLARELRLPRRAVTLVRGDTSRQKVLRLDGLSLATIRLHFPA
- a CDS encoding MATE family efflux transporter, which codes for MCATPVPRYLQEIRPTLALALPIIVGQVSQMLMGVTDSLMIGHVGTAELAAAAFGGNVFVIFYVLGVGLMVPVSVFVARARGAARPEEAGEYLRHGLGLALAFGLLELLVMLAVSTQLARFGQPPEVLAVVRPYFLLIAGSIVPVLVYLALRQFAEALGHPWLPMCIMLGGVGLNAVLNWLLIYGHGGLPAMGLTGAGLATLISRVLSAAVIFEWLRREARVRAAWPVRWWRGVSGARLMEMLHVGLPAGVMLLFEATAFAFSSIMIGWLGAVPLAAHQIAISCASLAFMFPLGLSMAAGMRVSQAVGAGERERLRPVAFGAMAVGLAIMAGFAGAFGLGGGRIATWFVHDTAVIALATQLLVVAAVFQLADGLQVIGAAVLRGMTDVRVPAVITLVAYWGIALPVGYTLGIRGPWGAVGVWIGIASGLGFAAVFLVTRFTRMTRR
- a CDS encoding EamA family transporter; its protein translation is MTPFALLLVLAAAGLHATWNYCAKRAGGGLPFVWLVGSIICSCYVPVLLIYGTWWSLSLSTFAVAWILGSGVLKTSYSLFLQRGYRTGDFSLIYPLARGTGPLLATLAAIAFLGERPSALALAGAAVIVLSIFWLTGGFGKFASLLRRRPAPLLPAPADAGPLAARPRVFSAVNYGLMSGVFIAAYTLWDRHGVAALAIAPVLYDAGTAFTQLALLTPFALRRWPEVATHWRAHRRYAFGVALLSPVAYILILTAMKFTPVSYVAPAREISIVIGAFMGARLLKESDSRRRLVAAVAMAAGVIALALG
- the msrB gene encoding peptide-methionine (R)-S-oxide reductase MsrB, with protein sequence MDKNKTAQGGTTAEKSACGLPSHVVIDMSKTPVRHSDEEWRQRLTPVQFRVARQQGTEPPFRNEFWDHHADGVYFSVCSDTPLFDSRDKFESGTGWPSFTRAIEPRFVAETIDESHGMRRVEVHCAVDGAHLGHVFEDGPPPTGQRYCMNSASLRFMPRADYESWVAKNQARAKQA
- a CDS encoding metallophosphoesterase family protein is translated as MRIAVISDTHDLFPATLPGRLRGADEIWHLGDVCDPATLVEFEQLRVPLRVVAGNCDAHPWPLALTLEREGLTFYLIHIPPVRARVPTGVTTVLHGHTHVPRDEMIGGVRWLNPGCITRPNRGAPASFAWLTIEGGRMEWRLVRLAG